A stretch of Dama dama isolate Ldn47 chromosome 22, ASM3311817v1, whole genome shotgun sequence DNA encodes these proteins:
- the PANX2 gene encoding pannexin-2: protein MHHLLEPAADMATALLAGEKLRELILPGAQDDKAGALAALLLQLKLELPFDRVVTIGTVLVPILLVTLVFTKNFAEEPIYCYTPHNFTRDQALYARGYCWTELRDALPGVDASLWPSLFEHKLLPYSLLAFAAIMYVPALGWEFLASTRLTSELNFLLQEIDNCYHRAAEGRAPKIEKQIQSKGPGITERERREIIENAEKEKSPEQNLFEKYLERRGRSNFLAKLYLARHLLILLLSVAPISYLCTYYATQKQNEFTCALGAAPGGGPSVRVTCKLPSVQLQRIVAGVDVVLLCAMNLVILVNLTHLFIFRKSNFVFDKLHKVGIKTRRQWRRSQFCDINILAMFCNENRDHIKSLNRLDFITNESDLMYDNVVRQLLAALAQSNHDATPTVRDAGVQTVDPSANPAEPDGAAEPPVVKRPRKKMKWIPSSNPLPQPFKEPLAIMRVENSKAEKPKPVRRKTATDTLIAPLLDAGARAAHHYKGGGGDAGPATDKKHARHFSLDVHPYILGTKKAKAEAVPAALPASRSQEGGFLSQEDECGLGLTAAPAADAPLPEEEVLYSAEPARGVLSPGGPFHVCSPPAAPATAPLSPASLGKPDPLAILSRNATHPLLHISTLYEAREEEDGAPRAPQDVGSLITIPPPQQILIATFDEPRTVVSTVEF from the exons ATGCACCACCTCTTGGAGCCGGCCGCGGACATGGCGACGGCGCTGCTGGCCGGGGAGAAGCTGCGCGAGCTGATCCTGCCCGGCGCGCAGGACGACAAGGCGGGCGCGCTGGCCGCGCTGCTGCTGCAGCTCAAGCTGGAGCTGCCGTTTGACCGCGTGGTCACCATCGGCACCGTGCTCGTCCCCATCCTGCTGGTCACCCTGGTCTTCACCAAGAACTTCGCAG AGGAGCCCATTTACTGCTACACGCCGCACAACTTCACCCGCGACCAGGCGCTATACGCCCGTGGCTACTGCTGGACGGAGCTGCGGGACGCGCTGCCCGGCGTGGACGCCAGCCTGTGGCCGTCGCTGTTCGAACATAAGCTGCTGCCCTACTCGCTGCTGGCCTTCGCGGCGATCATGTACGTGCCCGCGCTGGGCTGGGAGTTCCTGGCGTCCACGCGCCTCACCTCCGAGCTCAACTTCCTGCTGCAGGAAATCGACAACTGCTACCACCGGGCGGCCGAGGGCCGAGCGCCCAAGATCGAGAAGCAGATCCAGTCCAAGGGCCCGGGCATCACGGAGCGCGAGCGGCGCGAGATCATCGAGAACGCCGAGAAGGAGAAGAGCCCCGAGCAGAACCTGTTCGAGAAGTACCTGGAGCGCCGCGGCCGCAGCAACTTCCTGGCCAAGCTCTACCTGGCGCGGCATCTGCTCATCCTGCTGCTCAGCGTGGCGCCCATCTCCTACCTGTGCACCTACTACGCCACCCAGAAGCAGAACGAGTTCACCTGCGCGCTGGGCGCGGCCCCGGGGGGCGGCCCGTCCGTGCGCGTCACCTGCAAGCTGCCGTCAGTGCAGCTGCAGCGCATCGTGGCAGGCGTGGACGTCGTGCTCCTCTGCGCCATGAACCTCGTCATCCTGGTCAACCTCACGCACCTCTTCATCTTCCGCAAGAGCAACTTCGTCTTCGACAAGCTGCACAAGGTGGGCATCAAAACGCGCCGGCAGTGGCGCCGCTCCCAGTTCTGCGACATCAACATCCTGGCCATGTTCTGCAACGAGAACCGGGACCACATCAAGTCGCTCAACCGGCTGGACTTCATCACCAACGAGAGCGACCTCATGTATGACAACGTGGTGAGGCAGCTGCTGGCGGCGCTGGCGCAGTCCAACCACGACGCCACGCCCACCGTGCGCGACGCGGGCGTGCAGACCGTGGACCCCAGCGCCAACCCCGCCGAGCCCGACGGCGCGGCCGAGCCGCCCGTGGTCAAGCGGCCCCGCAAGAAGATGAAGTGGATTCCCAGCAGCAACCCGCTGCCCCAGCCCTTCAAGGAGCCGCTGGCCATCATGCGCGTGGAGAACAGCAAGGCTGAGAAACCCAAGCCCGTGCGCCGCAAGACGGCCACGGACACTCTGATCGCGCCGCTGCTGGACGCGGGCGCGCGCGCCGCGCACCACTACAAGGGCGGCGGGGGCGACGCGGGGCCCGCGACCGACAAGAAGCACGCCCGCCACTTCTCCCTGGACGTGCACCCCTACATCCTGGGCACCAAGAAGGCCAAGGCCGAGGCCGTGCCCGCCGCGCTGCCGGCCTCCCGGAGTCAGGAAGGCGGCTTCCTGTCCCAGGAGGACGAGTGCGGGCTGGGCCTGACAGCGGCGCCCGCGGCAG ACGCGCCGCTCCCGGAGGAGGAGGTCCTGTACTCAGCAGAGCCAGCCCGGGGCGTGCTGTCCCCCGGGGGCCCGTTTCACGTCTGCTCGCCCCCTGCCGCCCCTGCCACCGCCCCTCTGTCGCCAGCCAGCCTGGGCAAGCCTGACCCCCTTGCCATCCTGAGTCGCAACGCCACCCACCCGCTGCTGCACATCAGCACCCTCTATGAGGCCCGAGAAGAGGAGGACGGGGCCCCTCGCGCCCCCCAGGACGTGGGCAGCCTCATCACCATCCCTCCCCCGCAGCAGATCCTCATCGCCACCTTCGACGAGCCGAGGACAGTAGTGAGTACCGTGGAGTTCTGA